A window from Macaca nemestrina isolate mMacNem1 chromosome 8, mMacNem.hap1, whole genome shotgun sequence encodes these proteins:
- the LOC105468524 gene encoding sister chromatid cohesion protein DCC1 isoform X2, producing MKRTREEVDATLQIAKLNAAELLPAVHCLGFGPGASGAAAGDFCLLELEPTLCQQLEDGHSLVIRGDKDEQAVLCSKDKTYDLKIADTSNMLLFIPGCKTPDQLKKEDSHCNIIHTEIFGFSNNYWELRRCRPKLKKLKKLLMENPYEGPDSQKEKDSNSSKYTTEDLLDQIQASEEEIMTQLQVLNACEIGGEVYFELDADKICRATAQMLLQNAVKFNLAEFQEVWQQSVPEGMITSLDQLKGLALVDRHSRPEIISLLKVDDLPEDNQERFNSLFSLREKWTEEDIAPYIQDLCGEKQTIGALLTKYSRSSMQNGVKVYNSRRPIS from the exons ATGAAGAGGACCCGCGAGGAGGTGGATGCGACGCTGCAGATCGCCAAGCTGAACGCGGCCGAACTGCTGCCAGCGGTGCACTGCCTGGGCTTCGGCCCGGGGGCCAGCGGCGCTGCCGCCGGCGACTTCTGCCTGCTGGAGCTGGAGCCCACGCTGTGCCAGCAGCTGGAAGATGGACACAG TCTTGTGATTCGTGGCGATAAAGACGAGCAAGCTGTGCTGTGCAGTAAAGACAAAACATACGACTTGAAGATAGCAGACACTTCCAATATGTTGCTTTTCATTCCTGGTTGTAAAACTCCAGACCAGCTGAAGAAGGAAGATTCACACTGTAACATTATTCACACTGAG ATCTTTGGTTTTTCTAATAATTATTGGGAATTAAGAAGATGTAGACCTAAGTTAAAGAAGCTAAAGAAACTTTTGATGGAAAATCCGTATGAAGGACCTGACAGTCAAAAAGAGAAGGATTCAAATAGCTCAAAA tatACGACTGAAGATTTGCTTGATCAAATTCAGGCAAGTGAGGAAGAAATAATGACCCAATTACAAGTTCTAAATGCCTGTGAGATTGGAG GCGAAGTTTATTTTGAGTTGGATGCTGATAAAATATGCAGAGCAACAGCACAAATGCTACTTCAGAATGCAGTGAAATTCAATCTCGCTGAGTTTCAAGAAGTATGGCAGCAGAGTGTTCCTGAAGGAATGATAACTAGTCTTGATCAGCTTAAG GGTTTAGCGCTGGTGGATAGACACTCGAGACCAGAAATCATATCTTTGCTGAAAGTAGATGATTTACCTGAGGATAATCAGGAACGTTTTAATAGCCTTTTCTCTCTAAGGGAGAAGTGGACAGAAGAAGATATTGCCCCATATATTCA AGATTTGTGTGGAGAGAAGCAGACCATAGGTGCATTACTCACTAAATATTCTCGTTCTTCGATGCAAAATGGTGTTAAAGTATATAATTCGAGAAGACCCATTTCTTAA
- the LOC105468524 gene encoding sister chromatid cohesion protein DCC1 isoform X1: MKRTREEVDATLQIAKLNAAELLPAVHCLGFGPGASGAAAGDFCLLELEPTLCQQLEDGHSLVIRGDKDEQAVLCSKDKTYDLKIADTSNMLLFIPGCKTPDQLKKEDSHCNIIHTEIFGFSNNYWELRRCRPKLKKLKKLLMENPYEGPDSQKEKDSNSSKYTTEDLLDQIQASEEEIMTQLQVLNACEIGGYWRILEFDYEMKLLNHVTQLVDSESWSFSKVPLNTCLQELGPLEPEEMIEHCLKCYGKKYVDEGEVYFELDADKICRATAQMLLQNAVKFNLAEFQEVWQQSVPEGMITSLDQLKGLALVDRHSRPEIISLLKVDDLPEDNQERFNSLFSLREKWTEEDIAPYIQDLCGEKQTIGALLTKYSRSSMQNGVKVYNSRRPIS; this comes from the exons ATGAAGAGGACCCGCGAGGAGGTGGATGCGACGCTGCAGATCGCCAAGCTGAACGCGGCCGAACTGCTGCCAGCGGTGCACTGCCTGGGCTTCGGCCCGGGGGCCAGCGGCGCTGCCGCCGGCGACTTCTGCCTGCTGGAGCTGGAGCCCACGCTGTGCCAGCAGCTGGAAGATGGACACAG TCTTGTGATTCGTGGCGATAAAGACGAGCAAGCTGTGCTGTGCAGTAAAGACAAAACATACGACTTGAAGATAGCAGACACTTCCAATATGTTGCTTTTCATTCCTGGTTGTAAAACTCCAGACCAGCTGAAGAAGGAAGATTCACACTGTAACATTATTCACACTGAG ATCTTTGGTTTTTCTAATAATTATTGGGAATTAAGAAGATGTAGACCTAAGTTAAAGAAGCTAAAGAAACTTTTGATGGAAAATCCGTATGAAGGACCTGACAGTCAAAAAGAGAAGGATTCAAATAGCTCAAAA tatACGACTGAAGATTTGCTTGATCAAATTCAGGCAAGTGAGGAAGAAATAATGACCCAATTACAAGTTCTAAATGCCTGTGAGATTGGAG GTTATTGGAGGATTCTTGAATTTGATTATGAGATGAAACTTCTGAATCATGTAACTCAGCTTGTGGATTCTGAATCATGGTCTTTTAGCAAAGTTCCTTTGAATACATGCCTTCAGGAACTTGGACCATTGGAGCCAGA ggAAATGATAGAACACTGTCTTAAATGTTATGGGAAGAAATATGTAGATGAAG GCGAAGTTTATTTTGAGTTGGATGCTGATAAAATATGCAGAGCAACAGCACAAATGCTACTTCAGAATGCAGTGAAATTCAATCTCGCTGAGTTTCAAGAAGTATGGCAGCAGAGTGTTCCTGAAGGAATGATAACTAGTCTTGATCAGCTTAAG GGTTTAGCGCTGGTGGATAGACACTCGAGACCAGAAATCATATCTTTGCTGAAAGTAGATGATTTACCTGAGGATAATCAGGAACGTTTTAATAGCCTTTTCTCTCTAAGGGAGAAGTGGACAGAAGAAGATATTGCCCCATATATTCA AGATTTGTGTGGAGAGAAGCAGACCATAGGTGCATTACTCACTAAATATTCTCGTTCTTCGATGCAAAATGGTGTTAAAGTATATAATTCGAGAAGACCCATTTCTTAA